One window from the genome of Rhodopseudomonas sp. P2A-2r encodes:
- a CDS encoding AAA family ATPase, whose protein sequence is MAEPGKKEAMRAKLKVVSNDTGIKKEADRELEAYQQALRAAGLTSRKSEDGLEFGSESALELIPVDELVPGFIPAVSVGALIGAPNAGKTFLCHHVLKLLAEGGSFNGQRVDQGGALYIGGEGKQGHRRRMAALYMPMGEQEAKRLDVNPDAFGHREIAKSIAADLSNFPIGMPSDRACARIYKIACEYKQRLGRFPALLALDHFGLLLEKGSSRSADEAVEPLYAELRKLAELMGCTIWILVHTTKNGDTYSGSVTQEGAWDFAYMVEKDGTGDDATHTLVNKKQRDGIATASGSTFKLVTRILGETPKGLDYTSAFVSFNRFGAVEADDDNAADIIAAALADGTVKTLDDLVLRFLDGKGAGYGTTVARLTELIGLSADRLRDRSKVRGDKTGRTKGTTKKDGHARRMRVERAVERLQAAGQITVELVDRDSGGAERVIRRVIGVTLEA, encoded by the coding sequence ATGGCCGAACCAGGTAAGAAAGAAGCCATGCGCGCGAAGCTCAAGGTGGTCAGCAATGACACCGGCATCAAGAAGGAAGCCGACCGCGAGCTTGAAGCCTACCAGCAAGCCTTGCGTGCCGCAGGCCTCACCAGCCGCAAGTCAGAAGACGGGCTTGAGTTCGGGTCAGAGAGTGCGCTGGAGTTGATCCCGGTTGATGAACTGGTGCCGGGTTTCATTCCGGCTGTCAGTGTTGGCGCCCTGATCGGCGCACCGAACGCGGGCAAGACGTTCCTGTGTCACCATGTTCTCAAGTTGCTCGCAGAGGGTGGTTCGTTCAACGGTCAGCGGGTCGATCAGGGCGGCGCGCTCTACATCGGCGGTGAAGGCAAGCAAGGCCACCGACGACGCATGGCAGCGCTTTATATGCCTATGGGCGAACAAGAGGCCAAGCGCCTCGACGTGAATCCCGATGCGTTTGGGCATCGTGAGATTGCCAAGTCGATTGCTGCTGACCTTTCGAACTTTCCCATCGGCATGCCGTCTGACAGGGCCTGTGCTCGCATCTACAAGATTGCTTGCGAGTATAAGCAGCGCCTCGGTCGATTCCCGGCCTTGCTAGCGTTGGATCATTTCGGCCTGCTTCTGGAGAAAGGCAGTTCCCGTTCAGCAGATGAGGCTGTCGAGCCGCTGTATGCCGAACTGCGTAAGCTTGCGGAGTTGATGGGCTGCACGATCTGGATTCTTGTGCACACCACGAAGAACGGCGATACCTATTCGGGGTCGGTCACTCAGGAGGGGGCGTGGGACTTCGCTTACATGGTCGAGAAGGACGGCACCGGCGACGACGCGACCCACACCCTTGTGAACAAGAAACAGCGGGATGGCATCGCGACTGCGAGCGGATCGACCTTCAAGCTGGTGACCCGCATCCTTGGCGAGACGCCGAAGGGGCTGGATTACACGTCGGCCTTCGTGTCGTTTAATCGGTTCGGTGCGGTTGAGGCCGACGACGATAACGCAGCGGATATCATCGCTGCCGCGCTGGCAGACGGCACCGTGAAGACGCTGGACGATCTGGTTTTGCGGTTCCTCGACGGCAAGGGCGCAGGATACGGCACCACCGTGGCCCGGCTGACCGAACTGATCGGCCTATCGGCTGATCGGCTTCGCGACCGTTCCAAGGTTCGTGGGGACAAGACCGGTAGGACCAAGGGAACGACCAAGAAGGACGGGCATGCCCGGCGTATGCGCGTCGAGCGGGCGGTCGAGCGGCTACAGGCGGCGGGGCAGATCACCGTCGAACTGGTGGACCGGGACAGCGGGGGAGCCGAGCGGGTCATCCGCCGGGTCATTGGGGTGACTCTTGAGGCCTGA
- a CDS encoding bifunctional DNA primase/polymerase: protein MTVSPPKNKIDNENERRSTNRVIALALVKIGVPVFPSSGKTPLVVMWHTLDSVVNDAAYSDQRELSIANYVEKHRHEPMFVGCTLNEHTVKRMWREFPDAVPSIACGPANLIVVDADQKDNGPALLASFMEQHGGTPDGALCIPTRDGGGHWYYTNPERLGSSPGSIKGELGCDVRGRTGQSVAPAAWRLDGKRYGSMKDLQRFIKAINDKTLVPLPECLRLKIKSSEHSDPKATAARNVEERDTLAQLRSAGCGKVDSVDEDDALLFDPAELYLAYDAFLNLPVFGVKTEERFGDTSKSAHRFRFMQMVRATFWCMSAVEGLAVCCCLSNTDNLDGIVGDYIGDRSRNGETGCFNLENFAHDWVKAKHSKFNPGLPTDGVAFGEVEEL from the coding sequence ATGACCGTATCTCCGCCTAAAAACAAGATCGACAACGAGAATGAACGCCGCAGCACAAACCGCGTCATTGCGCTGGCGTTGGTGAAGATTGGCGTTCCTGTGTTCCCGTCATCAGGCAAGACGCCGTTGGTGGTTATGTGGCACACTCTCGACTCCGTCGTGAACGATGCCGCCTATAGCGACCAACGCGAACTGTCGATTGCGAATTACGTCGAGAAGCACAGGCACGAACCGATGTTTGTCGGCTGCACACTCAACGAACACACCGTCAAGCGCATGTGGCGCGAGTTTCCTGACGCGGTGCCAAGCATCGCCTGCGGTCCTGCAAACCTGATCGTTGTGGACGCTGATCAGAAGGACAACGGCCCCGCGCTACTCGCATCGTTCATGGAACAGCACGGCGGCACGCCTGACGGGGCGCTGTGCATTCCGACGCGGGATGGCGGCGGTCATTGGTACTACACGAACCCCGAACGTCTCGGCAGCAGTCCCGGTTCGATCAAGGGTGAACTCGGCTGTGACGTACGTGGACGCACGGGTCAATCAGTCGCACCGGCTGCATGGCGTCTCGACGGGAAGCGATATGGCAGCATGAAGGATCTGCAACGGTTCATTAAAGCGATTAACGACAAGACGTTGGTGCCGCTGCCGGAGTGTCTGCGGCTCAAGATCAAGAGCAGCGAACATTCCGACCCCAAGGCAACGGCTGCGCGCAACGTCGAGGAGCGCGACACACTTGCTCAACTTCGTTCCGCTGGCTGTGGCAAGGTTGACAGCGTTGATGAAGACGACGCGCTGCTGTTCGACCCGGCGGAACTGTACTTGGCTTATGACGCTTTTCTTAATCTGCCTGTGTTCGGCGTAAAGACCGAAGAGCGTTTCGGTGACACCTCTAAGTCCGCGCATCGTTTCAGGTTTATGCAAATGGTGCGAGCGACGTTCTGGTGTATGTCGGCGGTCGAAGGCCTTGCAGTGTGCTGCTGTCTTTCCAACACGGATAACCTAGACGGCATCGTGGGCGACTACATTGGCGACCGCAGCCGCAACGGTGAGACCGGCTGTTTCAATCTGGAGAACTTCGCGCATGACTGGGTTAAGGCGAAGCACAGCAAATTTAACCCTGGACTGCCTACCGATGGCGTGGCGTTCGGCGAAGTTGAGGAGCTTTGA